The window CTTTTTGAGGATATCAAGTCCAAGATGTAAAAAGAACCAATCGTGGCATATTCGACACCCCACTTCAATCCGGTAGCGGGGACGCCAAATCCCATTATATAACGGATCATGGCTTTTGTAAACCCAGTTCTTTCTCATGACCTGTGTTTATGTCTATGACTGTTGCGGCTGTTTCTAGTCTACATCATCAGCCGAGGTATCGACCTTGGGCGCGCCGTTGGCAGACTGAAGCGTGGGGGCTCCCTTAGAATACATATCGATCTTCCCACCCTCCTGGATGACGCCAGTCCGGTCCAGGAAGCACTTGGCGCGGATGTACGGGTCCAGCTTCCAGTAGTCATCTCTCAGCTTGCGGGCAAGCTCCTCGCGCTGGGTCTTAATGGCAGGCTCCTTGTCCGTCCCGGCCCCCTTGATCCATTGCAGGGTCGTCTCTTCATACTGATGGATGagctcttctcggccagaCACCAGTGCATCTCGTGTTGCAGTGTCCCTCATCTTGTCGTTCTCTCCGGCGACCGGCTCCACATACTTGTAGTCCCAATCCTCCTggccgtcgagctccttgagaATGTGCCCCGGATCAATGAACTCCGACATCTCCTTAACGTTATTGGTGAAGTGAACCTTGGCTGCAACGACCGGGTCGAGCCAGCCCTTGATGATCTTCCAGATTCCTGTCCAGTGTTAGCTGTGATCTCGCCTGCCCCATCGAAGAAGATGCAAACCTTGAAAGACCCAAGGAGCACGGTGAACGAGGACAGCTCCAAGAGATTCAGGGTAGTTGGCCTCGAAGCACTTGATCATGAACTTGACGGGGGTGTAGTCCTGAGCGGATGGTTAGTGTTGTTTTACCAAGCAAGTTGTACCACACATGGTACCTCCGAAACACATCCGAATTACTTACCATGTTTGCCATGGAGAAGCCGGTCATATCAAAGACAATCGTCTGTAACTTATTAGCATGCGTTAGATCAGGGGCGCGCAGGGACTTCCTACAGCAGTGTCCACGGGAGAAGCCAACACCATCCGCGCTGTCTCAATCAAGAAGACAGTGTACTTCTCGAGGCTCTCCTCGCATTGTTCTCCTTGCCTGTGCATTCGTACTCTGACCTGGCAGATTGGCCGTCCtgccttgtcgaggccgtgAATGAAGGTCTTGCCTGACCGGGCTTGGGCCATGAAATCCTCACCGAGTTTCTTTACGTTGGCATCCGAGCTCCTCGAAGCTTCCAAAGCACCAGCCTCGCCAGTCCTCATGATTTCCTCGTCAACCTTCATCTCTGTTAATCTCCAGTTCATGGTGGAGATCATCATGACAAAGGCCTTCTCAACATCCCACTTGCGCGCTCTCAGAAAGCGCAGCGCAAGGGCATCCGGGTGGTCATGCTTGACCATGGCCCAAATTGTGGCGCGCAGAGCCTCGGGACTTTGGTTGGCCAAGGCCTCCTGAAACTGCTTAGTCTGGCCATACTTgtcatcgccatcttccTTGATGGTAGTCTGGACAGAAGCCGAAGAGTTTGCTGATCCAGCTTCTTTCTTGTCCTTGCGACTGAAAAGTGAGACGCGCTTCTTCTTAGGCTTCTCGCCCTTTTCGACAGCCGAGGTCTCGCTCGGGGCTATGCTGGCAGATGCGCTATCTGCGGTAGTGGTGTTTGGATCTTCTCCCAAAGACAGAATCAGGCTCCATAGCTGGcgcagcttctcctcctgtTCCGGGGTGAGGTTTCCCGGTCTTCCAGGGGGTGCTTCCGTTGCCATGGTGGCTGATGAGTGAATCGTCGATTGAGTCTCGGTACCGGCAATGGCAGCGACGTTGGAGTCAGCGGGCTGTTGATACAACACACCACAGAGACACACGAAGGCGACAGCGAAGGAGTAGATAACAAAGTCGATTCGAGATTGAAGCAAGACACGTGGGGCCCTGGGGTTGGAGGAGTCCGGCAACTGTCGTGAAGCAGGTGAGTGGAATCGTCTGAAGTTTGACGTGGAGGGGCAGCTGAATCTCCGGACGCTCGGTCTGACCAAGGATTGCCGTACGGTCTGTGAAGTCAAGGGTAGTTGGGCAAGACGGCTCCTCAAGATGGAACGGGTTGACCTTTGTGGGAGAGTGAAAAGTCGAGGCAAAGCCGAAGTTTGCGATTTCAAACTGACCGGCATCAGTCGACTACGTCAGTTAATGCCTGGGAATTGATTTGGTGGTGCCAGTATGGAGTCCTGGGCAGGTCAGCAGGGTCATCCCAAATTGTAAGACGTTGAAAAAACAGCTGGCAGCGTGTGAAAGGACATACGAGGTGGGCGCAAAGTGACAAGCAGGGGTTTAAAGGCCGGGGGAAACTCGCGGATGGATGCACAAGTCTGTAGTCTGGCAAGATGGCTGGTGGTGGCTAAGGAGTGCCAACTTAGAGACGCAAAAGCACAGTTCGAGGTTGGGGAGGAGGACTTGGCTTGAGGGCAACGGGATCGTCGGTTGACACAAAGCACAGTGTGGTGTGTGAGTGACTGGCCTTTCCTCAAGGATGACGAATAGAGCGAGTGGGCGGGCAACGCAGCGGAGACAGCTTGGGCTTCGGATTATTGGGGAGGACAGCCACAGGGGGTGTGGAATGACAGGCTGCGCTGCAacgagaggagggaggctTGGACGACCAACGACACTGACGACAACCGCACCTTCGCAAGGACCGAGGGCTGTCACAAGTGCCCCGTGGATTTCGCTGCAATACAAATCTCCGAGCGATCCGGGAGCGCACCGCGGAATCGAGGAATGAAATCGCGGGCTTGTCGCAGTCCTAGGGTACCGGGTAGGGTCCGTGAACAGATAGCCGTAGGAGCTACAAGTTCCTAACAGGGAATGGGGGAAAGCAGCTATGTGAATCTGGTCTTGTTGTGGCTTCGAAAGTGGGATGTCGCGAGGGTGGGAGTCaatttgggggggggggggatgagcGGAAGGGATAatgggtgagggaggaggggtagGGCGTAGCTTTGCTGTGAAAAGCGACTTGCTGTCTTTTCGCCAATGAAAAGACCAAAAGGGAAAGGACTGGGAAACGAGTGCGATACGTCGTATTCGAGTCCCTAACTTGCGAACCGGCAACCACTGGGGACTGAGCCAGGAGTTCTGAACCGCATCACTCGCAGCTTAAAATAGCAGGTGCAGTATCCACGCGACATACTAGTGAACGCAAGAAATCGATAAGGGAGACAGGGACCGATCACCACCTGGGGAACCTGGTTTTGTGTCATCTTATTGACCGAACCTCCTACCTCACCAGGGGGGGTCTTTAGTGATTACAGGCGTTATTTACACTGTCCAATCCCCTGTTAGCACGTGCTGAGTGGCAGTGACACATGGGAACTTTGTGTGTAGTGTGTGATGAACAACAGCTGAAGGTAGACGCGTAGTTTGAACCTGAATGCGGGGGCGTCCAGACCCcctaaaaaaaaaaaaaaaggaccGACAGGCGTGCGCTCGCTGGGTTTGTTGATATTGATGCACTGCCATTTGATGCTCCAGGCCAGACTACGACTTTCACGGCAACCTCATACTAGATATCTAACTACACAAAGGGCTTCCGAAATTTCTTCGTTGTCCGAGTATTAACGGCACAGGCTTGCTTCGCCCCCTTCATGAGCACCCCTTTGCGGCGTCACAATGGCCGACCACAACTACAAGTACGATCTCGACTCCAGCAACAAGCGATCGACCTCACGTACGCGCAACTCACGTCCCACAACACCGATgcgcccgacgacgccacTGCGCCCATCGTCGCGATCCTCTTTTCGCGAATCTGCCCGTGACAGCgtccatggcggcggcgagtcTTTCCCTCTAAACACCTTCGAGCCGGCCTTCGCCGAGCTTtcggacgccgtcgccgacctcgaggccaacaTGATGCATTTTCAGCTGATGCATGAGAGCTTGGCCCGTTTCAGCGAGTCGTTTGCAAGCTTTCTGTATGGTCTGAACATGAACGCCTTTTGCGTCGACTTTCAGGAGGTATGTACGGTTTCCCGTCACCCCGACATCAAGCTCATGCTGACTGCCCCCCTCTTCAGGGTCCTGTTGCAGAGTCTTTCCGGCGCGCAAAGCAGCATGAAGAGTCGAACGTAAACACAGGCATAGGTACGGAAACCGGGCATTGAATGGTATAATGGAAGCTGAGAAAGCTAACGTGGACTTTACCAGGAATTCCTCGTGCACAAGAGAAGACCGCCCCCGAGAATGACGGCGAAACGACTTTTATGTATCTATGACCATCCCATCTTTAAATCGGAGGCTCCGGCAGCATCCTTCTAACCGACAATAGGACTACGGATGTTTCTTTCGTCGAAAACCCACCTGCCTCCTCCAAGTCGACCCCGAGATATAAGACCCCTACTACAAAAGGGTCACGCGTGCCTGCGCCGGCCACCCGCGGTGGGACAACGCGGGGCCGCGCAGGAGGCCGTGGAGGTACCGAGACACAAAGAGGCCGGGGTAGCGGACTGGTCAGACCTCGCGGCCGTGGACTTCGGTGAAATCCTTTTTACAAGATCCGGCTGCCACATGTTCTCCAAAGGCAGGCCTTTACCTTCCTTGCCCTCTGGTATTCGGAGGTGCCAGTCCCGTCCACCCTCCCCTCCTGAGCTGACGAGCAGGGGGATGATATCAAGACCAGTTCATTATGTCGTTGTGAAAGGGTATCATCTAGTGTCTACTCTCGAGCCACGGTAGACCTGTGGGCCAAAGAACAGGACTCAAGTCTCCATCTCAATTTCCTGGTCGAGGGCCTTCTCGGGGCCGTCGTTATTGGCGCCCTTGTTGTCCGTTCGGAGACCAATAgcagcctcggcgtcctttTGGGTGTAAGGTTCCTCCTTCAGCTGCTTAACTCTAGGCGGAGGTCAGTCGTTGCCCGACAGATTCACGAAGCCGGGTGCCCCAGGCATTGTATTTAGTCGACGAACCTGCGCTTGTGAGGCTTGCCTCTGCGGTGGCCGACGAGGCTGACCTCAGTCTCAAACCACTTAGCACATTCGATGCAGTAATGCTGTCCCAACCCGGGAAGATCTTCCTTTGCCTTGGTGTTCTTGAATATCTGCAGGTGCCTCGCTGATCGCATGTCGGACTTTATTTGATCAACATCCCTATCCGCGATGTGTTAGTCTGACGGGCGTGAGGTTCGTCAATCTGCTTTTTCTGCCGGATGCTTACCTTGTCTTCCTCCGCGTCTTGGTCAGGGTCTTCTTGTTGGTGACGCCCATCTTGCCTATCGATCTCAATATTTGTACGTGTGCTATGTGGTTGATTCGCTGAGTGTAGGTTGCTTCAATACCGCCGATGGACGCAATTAGTGGCAGAATCCCAAATTGCGCCTtgagatggcgatggcggggcAGAATTTTGGTGGTGAGCCGTAAAAAAGTTGCTTCACCGCCCAGTTGGAACCCTGGAAATCCGGACCCGCAGGAAAGTTTGAGAGCGATTCTAGGCACAGTCCGACTAACAGTGCAAATTTACGGTGCGATCAAAACGAACACGGTGTTTACGGTGACATGGAGATGGGAATcacaaggggggggggagcgCGTGAAGAGTTGCTTGGAAGCCTGAGGAGAACGTCAGACTGTGACAAAGCTCTTGCTCGGCTAGGAGGTTCCGGATCGCGGTGGAGAATGCTGCGCTGTTGATGGTGGAAATCGCGAATAGTATTacagtatccgtacctaccCGAGTGAGCCTATGGTCAACTGGAATTTTGCGAGCCGTTGATTACCACGGGTGACCGTGATTGAGGCACAACAAGGGACTATGAACAATAGTCGACGCCGTACCGGAAGATGACCGCGGACGCAAcggctcggcgccgagtccAGGCCGGCTGGGGGCCTCTTTTTGTAACAGAGCAATCAGCATCGTGAAGATGATAAGCAAACAAGCTCGGCCATCGGCTCGGAGGAACAGTGATATCTCCTATCACAGGTCCTCGCGTGACCGAGGGCAAAGCCGGAATTGCGAGCCTACGAGCTTGCGACCGAAGGCCATCCGAGGCAATCAGAGCTCCACAACCACCGGGCGGAAGGCTAAAAGCACCAGAACGAACATGGGTGTGTGGTCCGCAGAGGGGGCGGGATGCTCCCATTGCAGACCAGAGAGAGTGGCCTCcacccccctcaccccccgGTCATGCGCCGCAGGCTTTGCCAAAACGACGTCTCCAGACCAGAAAATTTTGGTTGATTGTAATTGCCCCAGGTGATTGGACGTTGCCATGCATGGAGCTGCAAGGTAGCAAACGTTAGTGCAAAACCGACCTCTGCATAATCTCCCGCAACTGTTTCCGACGCCATCCCCTCGACGCTTGAAATGGATTGTTGAGCGAATCATTTTCCTGCCCGGGTGCGGGACTTTTCTCGTCCTTGACTCCTTGTCGAAAGGACAGCTGCAGGCTAGAGACTGGATCGTGGGGTTGGCAAAGCAATTGGAAAAAGCGCAGTGCTAAGTTGCCGTGGCAGGCCATTCCTCAGCCTGACTTGGTGAGGCTGTTCTTCATCGGGTACCTGTACATAGTGCCGATGTACAGGGGTGTATATGTATCTTTGTAGCATACCGAATGACTGCCAGCTGCCTTAACGAAGTCAGTGAATGGCGCGAGGGCAAACGGGAGCAGTCACGGGAGTAAACGTCGATTGGAAAGCAATGTCATGCCACTCTCTTACACCCCATACCGTCATTCTGAGCTCGTTGCGGCACGGAACCCAGTTTTTGGGCTTGCTGGAATAAGGCAGCACTTCATCGATTCACACGTCGCTCAAATCCAGTTGACAGCCAGCATGAGAAGACACATGCCTCACACGAAGCCAGATCCACAGAAAGAGGGCCCTAGATCAACCCACCCCATCCTAAGTGTGAATATTTGTACTATGTCTGGGCCTCCGACCAGGCCGGCCACCGCCTGTTCGGCGTTTTCTTTCTGCGGTAACCAGGATCAGGAACCTCAATTCCTTCCCACCCACGCTACACTACTGTATGCagcttcctctcctccccatGCAGCCGGACAACTACTTCTGTCCGAGCGACAGTCGTTCAGAGGATTAGTTGTTCACACTGCAGCCTCACGCGGAATTCAGGGTTTCGAGACAGCGTGTATTCTGGTCGCAAGGGCCTCGTATCATGATGCCTCAAGGCCGTTTTGGCTACTGATACCAGAGTCATGTCATGGAAGCCATGGTCGCGGGAAGGCTCGCGGGCTGGTATCCCTGGGGCACATCTGAAGCTCTCGCCCACTCGCTCGATTCCTGTCAGATGCCACCGCGGAAAGGAGAAAAGATCCCCAGGAATTGATTGTAAAAGCAGTGCTATTTCGACAATACTTCACTAGAGAAAACTCTGCGAGTCTTTACGAGGACTGTGTTAGCGCTCTTTGCGATGTGCCTTATGAGCCAGAAGTCTAAGAGATGATACGACCGACCATAAACACATTCCTAGGTCACAGATAGTCTGGGTAGAAACGCAGGACCGCAGCTGGCTGGCTCCATGGATAGTTCCGAAGCCACAGTAGACCTCTGGGAGATGTTGTTGACGCGAGGCGACTGCTGTACAGAGTATATGCTATACACTCACTCACTACCTGGCTAGGCAGCTGACATTCTGACCATTCCGTGTGCGTTACACCAACCTCCGACCAGCCTGGCCTTACGTACCTTCGTTGTATGGGTTACCTGACTTGGTGCCAGCCACCAGGACTCGATACAGTACCCAGGCAAGGTTGCCTGGGGGAAACGAGCCAGTGGATAAAGATTGGGGCATGCATGCACGAAGCCTTTGTCCAGCCCATACACCTATATTACCACAAAGAAATGTGTACTCAATAAGGGCAGGAAACCGAGGAGCGGACTCGCCAGAGGAACACACTGATTGCAGCGACAAAACAGAGTTACGAGCAAGGCATTGACCACAAGATCGACAATTCAATGAAAGCAAACCCAACAGCGGGTCGGAAATAGAACAAGTAGAGGGAGTTTTGTCAGTGCAGAGGATTTCCGTACCCAGAAAGGTACGGATAATGCTTCAGGATATAGACAGGTACAAGGCTTCATGTACTTGCAAGTTGCACAAAGATGAAGAAGGTGTGCTCCACTCGAGTCTCCCCGGTGCTGAGTGAAAATAATCCAATCTCGCTGATTCGTCCGTTGGCCCGTTGTCGCCTTCGTCATAGCCGAGGAGCCCACTTCGGCCGACCCTGTCTTCTCTCCACAGTCCACAGCATTTGAGCCGAGCACACACCCGTGGGACGGAGTAAGGTGGGCCCCTCCCCAAGGTCGTCGTAGATGGCGTTTGGTGTGAGGAAAAGTGAGGGCGACGGGGGAAGGTGCGAGCTTTTACTGCCACCCCCATTCGGGTTCGACTacttctcgtcttcgccgaaAATCCTCTCCACCTTCTTGTTTTCTTCCTCTTAAtattcttttctttccccttcATCCTCAGAAAACGAAGTCCCTTCcgaaggccagggcactTGAAAGATCTGTCTCGAGCTTCATCACAGTTCCGGCAGCTCTCCACTTCATCCAATCGCACAGTGTAACTGTTCCTCGCCTTGTCGACACCAACCATGTTGGCCTCACGACAGCTCCTGGGCTCTGTGGCCCGGAGCCGCACTGCTGCCAGTGCCAGTCTGGGACTGCGCAGGATGGCAACAGTCTCCGACTCTCCTCTTGACCGCAAGGTATGATATTCATTCCCATGCCCCTGAAATAGTAACCGCCGAGATCGCTATCCCTTgggcgtggcggcggcgccttgtCGCCATCGTCTACGTGTCCCATTTTCAAGACCGAAAGGGTCACTGACTCGCCGGAACAGGTCAAGCAGAATATCCATGAGGAGGGCAACTTCATCAACTACAAGAAGATGTCCGAGAACCTGGCCGTCGTGCGGTCGCGTCTCAACCGCCCCCTCGCCTACGCCGAGAAGATTCTTTACTCCCATCTCGACAACCCCCACGAGCAGGAGATTGAGCGTGGTGTGTCGTACCTGAAGCTTCGCCCTGACCGCGTTGCTTGCCAGGATGCCACTGCTCAGATGGCGATTCTTCAGTTTATGTCTGCCGGCATGCCTTCCGTTGCGAACCCCACCACTGTCCACTGTGACCACTTGATTGAGGCTCAGATTGGCGGTGCTAAGGACTTGGAGCGTGCTGTTGGTATCAACAAGGAGGTTTATGACTTCCTCGCCTCTGCTTGCGCTAAATACAACATCGGCTTCTGGAAGCCCGGCTCTGGTATTATCCACCAGATCGTCCTTGAGAACTACGCTTTCCCTGGTGGTCTTCTTATCGGCACGGATTCCCACACCCCCAATGCCGGTGGTCTTGGCATGTGCGCCATCGGTGTCGGTGGTGCTGATGCTGTCGACGTCATGGCCAACCTCCCGTGGGAGCTCAAGGCCCCGAAGGTTATCGGTGTCAAGCTCACTGGCCAGATGTCCGGTTGGGTTACTCCTAAGGGTATGTGAACATCTGCGACGCTTGGTCCTGTGAAACATCTTACTGACACTCGCTAGACATTATCCTCAAGGTCGCCGGTATCCTGACTGTCAAGGGTGGTACCGGTGCCATCGTCGAATACCACGGCCCTGGTGTTGAGGGTATCTCTGCCACCGGTATGGGTACTATCTGCAACATGGGTGCTGAGATCGGCGCCACCACCTCCTTGTTTCCCTTCAACGACCGCATGCACCAGTACCTCTCCGCCACCAAGCGCAAGGATATTGGAGACTTCGCCCGCACCTACGCCAAGGAGCTCcgcgaagacgagggcgtcgagtaCGATCAGCTCATCGAGATCAACCTGTCGGAGCTCGAGCCCCACATCAACGGTCCTTTCACTCCTGATCTGGCTACCCCCATCTCTAAGTTcagcgaggccgtcaaggccaacAACTGgcccgaggagctcaaggtCGGTCTCATCGGTTCCTGCACCAACTCCTCTTACGAGGACATGAACCGCTCCGCCTCCATCGCTCGTGACGCTCTTGACCACGGCCTCAAGTCCAAGGCCATCTTCACCATCACTCCCGGTTCCGAGCAAATTCGTGCCACCATCGAGCGTGACGGTCAGCTCCAGACTTTCGAGGAGTACGGTGGAaccgtcctcgccaacgcctgTGGTCCCTGCATCGGTCAGTGGGATCGCCAGGACGTCAAGAAGGGCACCCCCAACTCCATCATCTCTTCCTACAACCGCAACTTCACCGGCCGTAACGATGGCAACCCGGCCACTCACTCGTTCGTCGCCTCGCCCGATCTGGTCGTCGCTATGACGGTTGCCGGCAGCCTGCACTTCAACCCTCTCAAGGACACCCtgaaggacaaggacggcaaggaaTTCATGCTCAAGCCCCCTAGTGGTGAGGGTCTCCCCAGTCGCGGATACGACCCGGGCCAGAACACCTACCAGGCTCCTCCCGCCGACCGCAGCACTGTCAACGTGCAGgtctctccttcttccgACCGTCTTCAGATTCTGTCTCCCTTCGAGGCTTGGGACGGCAAGGACGTTAAGGATATCCCCATcctcatcaaggccaagggcaagactACCACTGACCACATCTCTATGGCCGGCCCCTGGTTGAAGTACCGTGGCCACTTGGACAACATCTCCAACAACATGCTCATCGGTGCCATTAACGAGGCCAACGGTGAGGCGAACAAGGTCAAGAACTTCACCACTGGTGAGTGGGACGCTGTCCCCGCCGTTGCCCGTGACtacaaggccaagggcatcaaGTGGGTCGTTATTGGTGACTGGAACTACGGCGAGGGCTCTTCCCGTGAGCACGCCGCTCTCGAGCCTCGTCACTTGGGTGGTCTTGCCATTATCACCCGCTCGTTCGCCCGCATCCACGAGACCAACCTCAAGAAGCAGGGCATGCTTCCTCTTACCTTCTCCGACCCCGCCGACTACGACAAGATCAAGCCCGAAGACAAGGTTGATATCCTTGCCACCGAGCTTGAGGTCGGTAAGCCCCTGACCATGGTCGTCCACCCcaaggatggcgaggccTTCGAGGTTAAGCTTTCGCACACCTTCAACGCCCCCCAGATCGAGTGGTTCAAGAACGGCAGCGCTCTCAACACTATGGCTAAGTCCGCTGGCAAGTCATAAACAGGCAAGGGTGTGTTAGCGATACGACTCGGGTTGATAcgtggatggatggtgtAGGCGTACTTATCTTTACTAGCATGTTCTGGGGTGTTGGTCGGTTAAACTTCAAGTATACGGCCGTATCATGCCCTTTGTTTTGGTCGGGCAAATACCTCTGGGACCTTGTTTTTTATGTCATGTAGGCCATGATTTCCTAGTCTGTACAAATTTGAAACGTTCAAAAGCAAGACTTATAGCGAGACTCCTGCACTGTACTCCTCTGATGAATACCCGGACACTGCTCGAGCATTGTAAATACTAGAAATACAACGTTAGACAACATGCTCAAATTGACCATTCCAAGTGAAGATAAGACGAGTGTTTCGATTGCTTTCAGAGTTGGGTGGGCTTCCTGGTAACCAAGGTCACGTGGAGATAAACTGGCTCTGACTGACTCTTATCGTCATTTTTGGGGGGAGAACCTAGAAGGTCCGAGTGGACCGTCGGCATGCAACAAGCTGGCTACAATTTCCAATTCGCAGAACATGTACAGCAACTTATTTGCTGCTAACCCAAGCATTCATAACTAcccgacgccaacgacagGACCGATCGATACAAATCCTCCTCACTCCGCGCCGGAGCAGGACAAATAGCAGACTACCCGCGACGAACTCCACGCGCAGCCTCCGACCTCCGTGAGACCCGGAGACGGTGGGCGTGATGGCTCCCAATGTGACATCCTTCAACGCCCTTCGGGCTCGCACCTATCTCTTCCGGCTGCCATTGTTTACGAGAATCGTGAATCTAGTCATCATTGCCGCATGGATCGCGGGCATCCAGTCGGCTTGGGACATCAGGCAATGGGGCGCCTTGATTCCTGATCAGCTGTCATTCACAGCTTGttcgtctccttcttgctcttcctcgtcttGAAGCCGCGCATGCTGACCCTTTGGTTACAGCGTACCGAATGAACACATTTCCCTTTATCCATAAAAATTTTATCCACGCGATCATGAATCTCTTGGCCTTGACACCGCTGATGGAACGCTTCGAGGCGGAATTTGGTACCCTGACCTCAATAGCGCTCTTTATCGGTCGTATGCCCCCCCTGCTCGCTGAAAGTTTGGCCTGATTACTGATGTTCTGCAGCTCTTTCCACGATTCCGGCCGTTCTATATGTTTTGATTGAACGATTTCTCTTCAAGGGCAACGTTGGAGTTATGGGAGCCAGGTGAGAGCTACCGTCGTGCTTGCACAAGACACGCATGACTAATGGGCCGCTTTTGCATAGTGTTTGGGTCTTCTTGCTCCTCGGCATGGAAGCAATTCGAACCTCCAAGACAAACCCCCAACTGACGATTGC is drawn from Colletotrichum destructivum chromosome 6, complete sequence and contains these coding sequences:
- a CDS encoding Putative CRAL-TRIO lipid binding domain, CRAL/TRIO domain, CRAL/TRIO domain superfamily, whose amino-acid sequence is MPVSLKSQTSALPRLFTLPQRSTRSILRSRLAQLPLTSQTVRQSLVRPSVRRFSCPSTSNFRRFHSPASRQLPDSSNPRAPRVLLQSRIDFVIYSFAVAFVCLCGVLYQQPADSNVAAIAGTETQSTIHSSATMATEAPPGRPGNLTPEQEEKLRQLWSLILSLGEDPNTTTADSASASIAPSETSAVEKGEKPKKKRVSLFSRKDKKEAGSANSSASVQTTIKEDGDDKYGQTKQFQEALANQSPEALRATIWAMVKHDHPDALALRFLRARKWDVEKAFVMMISTMNWRLTEMKVDEEIMRTGEAGALEASRSSDANVKKLGEDFMAQARSGKTFIHGLDKAGRPICQVRVRMHRQGEQCEESLEKYTVFLIETARMVLASPVDTATIVFDMTGFSMANMDYTPVKFMIKCFEANYPESLGAVLVHRAPWVFQGIWKIIKGWLDPVVAAKVHFTNNVKEMSEFIDPGHILKELDGQEDWDYKYVEPVAGENDKMRDTATRDALVSGREELIHQYEETTLQWIKGAGTDKEPAIKTQREELARKLRDDYWKLDPYIRAKCFLDRTGVIQEGGKIDMYSKGAPTLQSANGAPKVDTSADDVD
- a CDS encoding Putative DASH complex subunit Dam1 protein, which produces MADHNYKYDLDSSNKRSTSRTRNSRPTTPMRPTTPLRPSSRSSFRESARDSVHGGGESFPLNTFEPAFAELSDAVADLEANMMHFQLMHESLARFSESFASFLYGLNMNAFCVDFQEGPVAESFRRAKQHEESNVNTGIGIPRAQEKTAPENDGETTFMTTDVSFVENPPASSKSTPRYKTPTTKGSRVPAPATRGGTTRGRAGGRGGTETQRGRGSGLVRPRGRGLR
- a CDS encoding Putative Zinc finger C2H2-type → MGVTNKKTLTKTRRKTRDVDQIKSDMRSARHLQIFKNTKAKEDLPGLGQHYCIECAKWFETEVSLVGHRRGKPHKRRVKQLKEEPYTQKDAEAAIGLRTDNKGANNDGPEKALDQEIEMET
- a CDS encoding Putative aconitase A/isopropylmalate dehydratase small subunit, swivel domain, Aconitase, domain 2, coding for MLASRQLLGSVARSRTAASASLGLRRMATVSDSPLDRKVKQNIHEEGNFINYKKMSENLAVVRSRLNRPLAYAEKILYSHLDNPHEQEIERGVSYLKLRPDRVACQDATAQMAILQFMSAGMPSVANPTTVHCDHLIEAQIGGAKDLERAVGINKEVYDFLASACAKYNIGFWKPGSGIIHQIVLENYAFPGGLLIGTDSHTPNAGGLGMCAIGVGGADAVDVMANLPWELKAPKVIGVKLTGQMSGWVTPKDIILKVAGILTVKGGTGAIVEYHGPGVEGISATGMGTICNMGAEIGATTSLFPFNDRMHQYLSATKRKDIGDFARTYAKELREDEGVEYDQLIEINLSELEPHINGPFTPDLATPISKFSEAVKANNWPEELKVGLIGSCTNSSYEDMNRSASIARDALDHGLKSKAIFTITPGSEQIRATIERDGQLQTFEEYGGTVLANACGPCIGQWDRQDVKKGTPNSIISSYNRNFTGRNDGNPATHSFVASPDLVVAMTVAGSLHFNPLKDTLKDKDGKEFMLKPPSGEGLPSRGYDPGQNTYQAPPADRSTVNVQVSPSSDRLQILSPFEAWDGKDVKDIPILIKAKGKTTTDHISMAGPWLKYRGHLDNISNNMLIGAINEANGEANKVKNFTTGEWDAVPAVARDYKAKGIKWVVIGDWNYGEGSSREHAALEPRHLGGLAIITRSFARIHETNLKKQGMLPLTFSDPADYDKIKPEDKVDILATELEVGKPLTMVVHPKDGEAFEVKLSHTFNAPQIEWFKNGSALNTMAKSAGKS
- a CDS encoding Putative peptidase S54, rhomboid domain, Rhomboid-like superfamily, translating into MAPNVTSFNALRARTYLFRLPLFTRIVNLVIIAAWIAGIQSAWDIRQWGALIPDQLSFTASYRMNTFPFIHKNFIHAIMNLLALTPLMERFEAEFGTLTSIALFIGPLSTIPAVLYVLIERFLFKGNVGVMGASVWVFLLLGMEAIRTSKTNPQLTIATYSIPMWTTPLILILVVTALVPGTSLLGHLCGVLVGYLFGLGYLKFLSPPEKALRWVESKLNLLGRLPHYVSVDQKTYGRFGVLPSSNHAGSGSAPIALVGTTQRLGP